One genomic region from Sphingomonas paeninsulae encodes:
- a CDS encoding sulfotransferase family protein, translating to MGVALLGSGNKRCVNDLSTHCKMTIGAQPVVEGIEQHCDRYYSEAARYVDLKAGSLLVDKFPMHLTKVPVMHRLFPHANFILALRHPYDVVLSCFITSFRLNNAMTNFLDLKTAAETYDLVFNYWEQCISVIPTNVHVFRYESMIVDREAELRSLFKYLELDWDGSALDHTRTAVDRGVISTASYSQVTEPIYSRATGRWERYREHMTGVLPILAPWAERFGYEA from the coding sequence TTGGGTGTTGCGCTGCTTGGGAGCGGCAACAAGCGTTGCGTCAACGATCTGTCCACCCATTGCAAGATGACCATTGGTGCGCAGCCGGTTGTCGAAGGCATCGAACAGCACTGTGATCGCTATTACAGCGAAGCCGCTCGGTACGTGGATCTGAAAGCTGGGTCGCTGCTCGTGGACAAGTTCCCAATGCACCTGACTAAAGTCCCTGTGATGCACAGGCTGTTCCCCCACGCGAATTTCATTCTTGCGTTGCGGCACCCCTATGACGTTGTTCTCAGCTGTTTTATCACCAGTTTCCGCCTGAACAACGCAATGACAAATTTCCTCGACCTGAAGACCGCCGCCGAAACCTATGACCTTGTCTTCAACTATTGGGAGCAATGCATAAGCGTCATTCCGACCAACGTTCACGTCTTTCGCTATGAAAGCATGATCGTCGATCGCGAGGCGGAATTGCGCTCCCTGTTCAAATATCTGGAACTCGATTGGGATGGGTCGGCCCTCGATCATACCAGAACAGCGGTCGATCGTGGGGTCATCTCGACGGCAAGCTATTCGCAGGTAACCGAACCAATTTATAGCCGCGCGACCGGGCGGTGGGAGCGTTATCGGGAACACATGACCGGTGTGCTCCCGATACTCGCGCCCTGGGCTGAGCGCTTCGGTTACGAAGCCTGA
- a CDS encoding TonB-dependent receptor — protein sequence MSDASGATQTRGNIGSSIDQASVQATLDTGSASWFNQVRIIGPALFDASEPAGTRDIPGVPTYVVWNTSLALKAGEKFVIRFNVDNVTNRGLPFPAAGSTAQNVYTEGLFGRTYSIGVNVKY from the coding sequence GTGAGCGATGCGTCCGGGGCGACTCAGACGCGGGGCAATATCGGTAGCAGCATCGATCAGGCAAGCGTTCAGGCAACACTCGACACAGGGTCTGCCAGTTGGTTCAATCAGGTTCGTATTATTGGGCCAGCTTTGTTCGATGCAAGTGAACCAGCCGGAACAAGGGATATTCCCGGCGTTCCTACATATGTGGTCTGGAACACAAGTTTGGCTCTGAAAGCCGGAGAGAAGTTTGTCATCCGCTTCAATGTCGATAATGTCACGAACCGCGGTTTGCCATTCCCGGCCGCAGGCAGCACGGCTCAGAATGTTTATACAGAAGGCCTGTTTGGCCGGACGTATTCGATTGGCGTGAACGTAAAATACTGA
- a CDS encoding transposase codes for MSWPNKPAKAAQKDVDARWTVKFAKARTAVAGKQQIDIAIPSFGYKNHIAIDQRFGFIRKSVVTHGARHDGSQLREVVTTDNTASDVWADTAYRSKGNEAWLKSKGRVSRIRRKKPKGKPRSEALRAANRTKSKIRAPVEHVFAQEKAHMALFIRTIGIKRAEARITLVNLAYNMKRLIFHERRTAAG; via the coding sequence ATGAGCTGGCCCAACAAACCCGCAAAGGCAGCGCAAAAGGACGTGGATGCACGCTGGACCGTGAAGTTTGCCAAAGCCCGCACCGCAGTGGCTGGCAAACAGCAGATCGACATCGCGATCCCGAGTTTTGGCTACAAGAACCATATCGCCATCGACCAGCGCTTCGGCTTCATCCGCAAATCAGTGGTCACCCATGGCGCCCGCCATGATGGATCACAGCTCAGGGAAGTGGTGACGACCGACAACACCGCGTCCGACGTCTGGGCCGACACCGCCTACCGGTCGAAGGGCAACGAAGCCTGGCTCAAGTCCAAGGGCCGGGTGAGCCGCATCCGTCGCAAGAAGCCGAAGGGCAAACCCCGCTCAGAAGCGTTGCGCGCTGCCAACCGGACCAAGTCCAAAATACGCGCACCGGTCGAACATGTCTTCGCGCAAGAAAAGGCGCATATGGCACTCTTCATCCGCACCATCGGTATCAAGCGTGCCGAGGCCAGGATCACCCTCGTCAATCTGGCTTACAACATGAAGCGCCTGATCTTCCACGAACGGCGGACTGCAGCAGGATAA
- a CDS encoding TonB-dependent receptor domain-containing protein produces MSSNLFRTRLLATSMIAGVALISSPVFAQTTTSVPAPSEPAEASAPDDTGGTIIVTGSRLQQPNLTSASPVTFVNAADIKLQGATRLEDVLNQLPQVSPQQGSAVSNGSDGTATLNLRNLGDRRTLVLVNGRRLNPGAPSSGAGGSSAADINAVPAILVKRIDVLTGGASSVYGSDAIAGVVNFVLDTDYTGLSFDTNYGVYNHDNSSTYFQGLNTAAGYPSPTGLETSGAQFDISMKMGVATSDDKGHIVAYAGYRKINALDQSSRDYSACGLASVASGGFRCTGSSNSFPANFSLGNNGFFGVGPNGTVNDGNLYNANPLNYFQRPDKRYVAGFLGHYEISDAIKPYVEFSFMDDRTTAQIAPSGLFLGSGSVSTLNCNNPLFSAAEAALICAPNNLVSNPDGSAVNYTNPDGTTYNRAVATIGRRDVEGGGRQADYRHTNYRVVLGSKGDLAPGISYDVYGQFGATTMALNYKNEFSLSRATKATDVITDTRPGSATLGQPVCRSVVDGSDPNCIPLNIFASGALSPQSLAYVLTPGFQTGETTEKIVSGSVNFLGGNYGIQSPFADDGIGLSVGAEYRKESVRVDVDQAFASGDLTGQGGPTQSINGSFSVKEVFAELQIPVVSHKPFFDELTLNGGFRYSDYTTSGSVTSYKGELVWAPIHDIRFRGGYNRAVRAPNTQELFATQVLGLGGSIDPCANDPDSGHPADTAAQCARTGVTAAQYGNIRANTSGQYQDIEGGNLNLKPEKADTFTAGVILQPTFLPGFTLSVDAFSIKIKDVIGVVGADTIVNQCALNGDPALCSLVHRDGTGSLWLTPNGYTLNTNVNSGSLKTRGIDVAGAYTLRTDKVGTIGLTVNGTYTDEVRSQKAGADFNCIGLYGGQCGFPQSKWRHTARVTWTLPVGLGLSARWRYFSKVRYEASSDQPDLAGSFNPADEKIGAQSYFDLTATARVADRFSFRIGANNIFDKSPPILSQTAAPISSFGNGNTYPTVYDANGRYIFVGVTLDM; encoded by the coding sequence ATGAGCAGCAATCTATTCAGGACTCGCCTTCTCGCGACGTCGATGATCGCGGGCGTTGCCCTCATATCATCGCCTGTTTTTGCACAGACGACCACTAGCGTACCTGCGCCCTCTGAGCCTGCCGAGGCTAGTGCGCCTGATGATACCGGTGGCACCATCATCGTGACCGGTTCACGCCTTCAGCAGCCTAACCTCACGTCAGCTAGTCCGGTCACATTCGTAAATGCGGCCGATATCAAATTGCAGGGCGCTACTCGACTCGAGGATGTGCTCAACCAGCTGCCGCAAGTTTCACCGCAACAAGGTTCGGCAGTATCAAACGGGTCTGACGGCACAGCAACACTCAATTTGCGTAACCTAGGTGACCGCCGCACTCTCGTTCTAGTCAATGGTCGCCGCCTCAATCCCGGTGCGCCGTCTTCTGGGGCAGGCGGAAGCTCGGCGGCCGACATCAACGCGGTTCCCGCGATTCTGGTGAAGCGGATCGACGTACTGACCGGCGGCGCATCATCGGTTTACGGCTCTGACGCAATTGCCGGTGTTGTGAACTTCGTCCTCGACACCGACTACACTGGACTGAGTTTCGATACGAACTACGGCGTATATAATCACGACAACTCGTCGACTTATTTTCAGGGCTTGAATACCGCGGCGGGTTATCCGTCGCCAACGGGTCTCGAAACGAGCGGCGCGCAGTTCGATATATCCATGAAAATGGGCGTCGCCACATCGGACGATAAAGGCCATATCGTGGCTTACGCAGGATATCGTAAGATCAATGCACTTGATCAATCCTCGCGCGATTACAGTGCCTGTGGCTTGGCATCCGTTGCGAGCGGTGGATTCAGGTGCACAGGTTCATCCAACTCATTCCCTGCTAACTTCTCGCTTGGAAATAACGGCTTTTTCGGGGTGGGTCCGAACGGCACGGTAAATGACGGAAATCTGTACAATGCGAATCCGCTTAACTACTTTCAGCGCCCGGATAAGCGGTATGTGGCTGGGTTCTTAGGCCATTATGAAATTAGCGATGCGATAAAGCCTTACGTTGAATTCAGCTTCATGGATGACCGGACCACAGCTCAGATCGCACCATCTGGCCTCTTTCTTGGATCGGGCAGCGTCTCGACACTGAACTGCAACAACCCGTTGTTTTCCGCTGCCGAGGCTGCGCTAATTTGCGCACCTAACAATCTCGTTTCCAACCCCGATGGGTCGGCTGTAAACTACACCAACCCTGATGGTACTACCTATAACCGTGCAGTCGCAACTATCGGACGGCGCGATGTCGAAGGTGGCGGTCGCCAGGCTGACTATCGCCATACCAATTACCGCGTTGTCCTCGGCTCAAAGGGCGATCTTGCTCCAGGCATTTCATATGATGTCTATGGGCAGTTTGGTGCCACCACGATGGCGCTGAATTATAAGAACGAGTTTTCGCTGTCTCGCGCTACGAAGGCGACCGATGTCATAACGGATACACGACCTGGATCGGCAACTTTGGGCCAGCCGGTTTGCCGTTCGGTGGTCGATGGATCGGATCCGAATTGTATTCCTTTGAACATCTTCGCATCGGGCGCGCTTTCTCCGCAGTCGCTCGCCTATGTGTTGACCCCGGGTTTCCAGACCGGTGAAACCACAGAAAAGATTGTTAGTGGTAGCGTCAATTTTCTTGGTGGTAACTATGGCATCCAGTCACCTTTTGCAGATGACGGCATCGGCCTGAGCGTTGGCGCTGAATATCGGAAGGAATCTGTTCGAGTTGATGTCGATCAGGCTTTCGCATCCGGGGATTTGACGGGACAAGGTGGCCCGACGCAGAGCATAAATGGCAGCTTTTCTGTAAAAGAGGTTTTTGCCGAACTTCAGATTCCTGTCGTAAGCCACAAGCCGTTCTTCGACGAATTGACCCTCAACGGTGGCTTCCGTTATTCGGACTACACCACCTCGGGGTCGGTCACCTCTTACAAGGGTGAACTCGTCTGGGCACCGATCCATGACATTCGCTTCCGTGGTGGCTACAACCGTGCCGTTCGTGCACCTAACACTCAGGAATTGTTTGCGACTCAGGTCTTGGGTCTGGGTGGCTCGATTGATCCCTGCGCAAATGACCCGGATAGCGGCCATCCTGCAGATACAGCAGCGCAGTGTGCCCGAACGGGTGTGACTGCCGCACAATATGGAAACATCCGTGCGAACACGTCCGGCCAATATCAGGACATCGAGGGCGGCAATCTCAATCTTAAGCCCGAAAAAGCTGACACCTTTACGGCAGGCGTCATTCTACAGCCTACTTTCCTGCCTGGTTTCACGCTCTCGGTCGATGCATTCAGCATTAAGATAAAAGACGTTATCGGTGTGGTGGGTGCGGATACGATCGTCAACCAATGCGCTCTCAACGGCGATCCAGCACTTTGCTCGCTGGTTCACCGCGATGGTACGGGTTCGTTGTGGCTCACACCCAACGGCTACACTCTCAATACCAACGTGAATTCCGGTTCACTAAAGACACGCGGTATTGATGTCGCCGGGGCCTACACGCTTCGCACAGACAAGGTTGGTACTATTGGTCTGACGGTCAACGGTACTTACACCGACGAAGTGCGATCACAGAAGGCGGGTGCCGATTTCAATTGTATTGGTTTGTACGGTGGCCAGTGCGGCTTCCCGCAATCCAAGTGGCGGCATACAGCGCGTGTGACCTGGACTTTGCCAGTAGGTCTTGGACTTTCTGCTCGCTGGAGGTATTTCTCGAAGGTGCGTTACGAGGCGTCGTCCGACCAGCCTGATCTTGCTGGATCGTTCAATCCTGCAGATGAGAAGATCGGAGCCCAGAGCTACTTCGATCTGACAGCAACCGCGCGGGTTGCCGATCGTTTCTCGTTCCGGATCGGTGCCAATAACATTTTCGACAAGAGCCCTCCAATCCTCAGCCAGACAGCGGCGCCGATCTCATCTTTCGGTAACGGCAACACTTACCCAACAGTATATGATGCCAATGGCCGCTATATCTTTGTCGGTGTCACTCTCGACATGTAA